DNA sequence from the Calditrichota bacterium genome:
CTGATTTGCAATTCAAATATACCGCGGGAGCCTAACTGCGTGTACTGATTTGCATATTGTGCTTTTGTCTGGCGAAGATCTCCCTGTAAACGCAAGCGAACTTTTTTTGAAAAATATAAATTAAAGCCCACAACATTTTGCAATTCGTGACTTTTACTTTGATCCAGGTTTGGTACAAAAGCACTAAATAGAAAAAGTGGCTCAATCGCTTTGATAATGTTCCCATCTAAATCAAATTTGTAACTTGCTGCAAATTGCAAACTGGAAGCATTTACTGTTTCATCTTTTTTTGTCCCGGTTATTTCATTTTTTTTGAGCGACAGGTTATAAGACATATTTTGCATGCTCAAATCAAGATTACGAACCAGGTATGCCCCTGCAGAGATGTTTAACGATTTATCATTGTAGCCTGCATCAAATCCATAACCATGTGCTTGAAATTCAAACTCTTCTCGCCCGCCGCGAGATAATAATTGGTAGTTTGCACCAATACTGAAATCATCAAAATGATATGCGGCTCTCATAACGGCGCCGCTTTGAAAGCTGTTATTCTTGTAAAGATTTAGGAAATAGGAAAAAGGGAAATCCTCATCTTTTTTGGAATACTTATAATATGCCTGTATCGCAATGCTTCGTCCTCCAAAACCAAGATTTGAAACGTTTTTCTGAGAATTGCTCCGTTCAACTGTGGCCAGCTTTTCCCTGTTTTCAATTTGCTCATATCCAAAAGGTAATTTTAAATGGCCAACTTTTACTTTAAAATAATCATGATATTTAAATTTCACAGAGAACTCCCGCAACTCGACATCCTGGTCAAACGAGTGAGCTCTAAAATCCAGTTGTGCATCAATCTTTTTTGAGACTTCTATATTTGCCTGGAATTTTCCTTCATAATAAGTTTCCTGGCTAACACCATTTATAATATTTCTTTCATACGATACCATTCCCGCAGCACCAAATCCCGTAAACTCCATATCTTTTGAAAAACTGTTTGCGTAAAAAAGTAAAACAATAATAAAGCTGTGAAATACAGTTTTCATTATAGACCTTCATTATTATGAATAAACAGGAATTAGTTTAGGATTATTTTAAAACAGATGCAATGTGCTTTAAATCCTGATTGCGAAGAGCAGAGGAACAGGTTACAAGTGAATAATTGCGGAAATTCCCAATGCCGACCTGCTTACAAGCCCTATAGATAATTCCAGGTTCATTGGTGAGGTGTTTGCCATTTCGTGTTTGGTAACCACGATTCTGCCGCGGGAGGTCGCAAGTTTACCGAGAGAATAGCCAATTGCAATTGCGAGTGGATAATCGCTTGCCCAGTGAACGCCATTGTTCAACATTTGGAAGGATAGGATTGTCATTAAAGAATAGCCAAGGGGCTTGATAAATTTATATTCTTTGTAATTTTCGGAAATAACCGTCACCATCATCATTGCAGACGCCAGATGTCCTGATGGAAAAGCATCGTATGCAGGGACATTTTTGTGATAAGTAACCTGGTTTGGAAAAAGATCCCAGCGACCACCACGTTCGGTAGATCGGTATGGGCTTTGCCGGCCTGTGATATGTTTTAATAATTGAGTGGTAAATGTGACTGTTATTAATCCTTGGGCTAACTGGCTGGCAGTTTGTAATGCACGATTATCTCTGTCTACCAAACCATAAAGTAAAAAGGATGAAGTAATCGATGTATGTGTCCAGCCATCGCCAATAAAATATAACGAAGAGCTGAAATCCGTTGGCATTTGAATTGGAAAGCCGAAAACCTTTGCTACACTCTTTATTTTATTATTACCTTTTACACCAATTGCTTTTCCAAAATCCTGAGCACCATCAATAATATCCTGATCTGCCATTACCAGAACAGTTGTAACACCAACCATCCAGCCGATTTGTTTTAGCTGATTTAAGCGAAAGCTGTTTTTAGCGTATTGATATAAATCTCCGGGAGCGCTAACAAAGTGTTGCAGGGGTTTTGGTTTTTTAAAAAAAATAGTTTCAGATTCGTTGATTTGGTAACCGGTATATTCACTGTTTTTAAGGGGAATTGAAGAGCCCAGCGAGTCCGAAATTTGGCCGATAAGCGTATCTTGAAATGCAATAATAAAAATTATTATGTAAAAAAAATTCTTCATGTTATTTCTCGGTTTGATACAAATTGCTCGAAAAAGTCCATTTCTCACTAACAAGAAAATTGATCATCATTCCTGCTAAAATACCGGTAATATTTGCCGCGAGATAATAAAAGTTAAACTGGATTGTTAAAACCAGAAGAATCGTATAATTAACAAATCCGGCAATTGACGCTGAGAGATAATACCGCCACAGGCTTTGCAGAAAAGAATATTTTCTGTTTGAAATATTTACCTTCCAGGTAAAGAAATTATTCAAAATAAAATTATTTAATATTGCAACAGCAATAGCCAGTGGAGAGCTAATAAACAAGGATAATTCAATAACTTCATAAGTAATCCACAAAATGAAATTGTTGATTATAAAACCAACCAAGCCCACCATCGCAAATCTCAAAAATCTTTTAGAACGTTGGTTTCTTATTTGGATTTTCATAATCCATTCCTAAATGTTCAACTTTGTGATAAAGCTTATATATTAAAACTTTACCGCAAATCCAATACCGTTCCTTCCAATAATAGGCTGTAATGAAAATTTCTTATTGTTTCTTTTTGACTGGCTGACAATTGTTGCCCCGATTAAATACCCCAAAGTACCACCGATAATCAAATCAGAACCCCAATGTTTGTTTGCTTTTATCCTTTGAAAAGCCACAGAAACCGCAAAAGTATATGCCGGGATTTGCACGTACCAGGAATCATGCTGTTTGGCAATTACAGTCATCAAGGCAAATGCACTGGAAGTGTGTCCGGATGGCATGCTCATATAATTGGCATTAAACTTATAATTAAATGGTTTGTAAAAATGAGGTCCGCGGTTAGTGTAAGGCCGGGCGCGACCGATTATAGCTTTTAACATGGTTGTGAACACACCGCTTATTATCAGCGATTGCGTCATCAGGTTGGTTGTCTCGATTATTTTTTTATTTTGGGTAAGTTTTCCTGAACCGTAGAGAACACCTGCTAATCCAAGGGTAGCATAAATGGTTCCGGGTTTATCATATGTTTCTCCAATTTTACCAAGTAATTTAGGGATTCCTGCCGGCCAGTATTCTTTTTCATAGATATATTCTTCATGGAGCTCAAAATCATTTCCAAAAATAAAATGTGCGGTAATTGCAGAATATGTCAGGATTTTCCAATTGGCGTATTCCTTTAAAGTAAATGCAGAAGAGGGTGTTGAATTAAAATTGTCCCACAGATCTGAGAAATAGTTATAATTGTTTACAGGAGTGAGTTGAAGGTTTTCCTGGGCAACAGACAATTGAATAGTGAAGAAGGCAAAACATAAAATAAGGTGGCTGGTATGTTTCTTCATTCTAATCCTTTCACTATTGTTTATTTAATCAAAATCGTATCGAAGCTGTTATCCTGTTTGGTCCGGGAGAAATTGAAAAATTAACAGAGTTATTTTCTTTTGGTGAATTATTATAATTCATTACAAAACTGGCAACGCTATAACTTATTATTCCGGCAAAAAAAGTGTCTGATAGCCAGTGAACATTATGATAAATTCTTGCAAACCCAACCATTGTTGCACCACCATACCAGCCAACCTTCCAATAGGTGTTATCCACAGACATGGCCATTATAGATGCAAATGCAAAAGCACTGGTTGTATGTCCGGAAGGAAAAGACCGGTATTGTGATTTTCCTCCACGAAACAATTTAAAATTCATGTGATTTTTACCGGCGTAAGGCCTGCGACGCCCAAACGAATATTTCAGAAAGTTTGTAATGGATCGCGCAATGAAAAGAGTTTCTGCGGCCCTTAGCCCTGTCATTCTTACTTTTTCTTCTTTAAAAATAAATCCGCCAAAATACAACCCAAGTGCTGCCCAGTTTCCTGTCCTGCCATTAAAATGATTATCAATTTCAAATATTTTATCATTCAATTGGCTTTTGTTTCTCAGAGCAAATTTTTTAAGTGAAGGATCTACAAGAAACATTGCCGATATCGAAGCACCGCTAAAAAGGGCAAAATGCAAATCCTGTTTATCATAATTTAATGGCGATTGTACGAGCGAAAGTCCTAAGCCAAATATATGCTTTGCATCATGAACAACGGTTGATTTTACATATTCAAAATAACTGCTTTCTGTTTTGTTATCTGTTGATGTTTGTGCCTGTGCAATTAATGGAATAGTGGCCATAATTAGGAATAATTGTAAATAGGTTTTAATGGCCATAAAAGTCCTTTTAAAAGAGATGTGTTAATCCCTTTTGTTTTCCTGGATGAACATAATGGTCAAATCTGGAGAAAAATGGGATTTTGGATTAAAATAAATCTTTCCATCGGCAAAAATGGGATATAATTAAGGAGTTGTTCTTAAATCAAATGATTAAGGCGATTGGTATTTCTGGTGAATTTTGATTTGCAAGCACGCAAACTTCCGTACGCGCTGGCTGAAATTTGAAAGAATGATTTTACTGGAAAGAATACATAATTAAAATACGAGAACCTTATCCGTACTTTCTGTTTCCTGTGCTAATGCATCCATCGTGCTTCGTTCAGTACCATCAAGTATTTCATTATTTGTGAGACCTCGTGCATCCATGCAGGTACCACAAAGTAAAACTTTTCCTTTGTTGGTTACTCGTCGAACCATACGTTCAGCGTTGTAGTAGCCATCTGGCGTTTTTTGTCCGGTTTTTGCAGCAATGACTGCATCCGCCATTAAAAAAACCACAACCTCACCACCATTTTTTATT
Encoded proteins:
- a CDS encoding phosphatase PAP2 family protein, encoding MKNFFYIIIFIIAFQDTLIGQISDSLGSSIPLKNSEYTGYQINESETIFFKKPKPLQHFVSAPGDLYQYAKNSFRLNQLKQIGWMVGVTTVLVMADQDIIDGAQDFGKAIGVKGNNKIKSVAKVFGFPIQMPTDFSSSLYFIGDGWTHTSITSSFLLYGLVDRDNRALQTASQLAQGLITVTFTTQLLKHITGRQSPYRSTERGGRWDLFPNQVTYHKNVPAYDAFPSGHLASAMMMVTVISENYKEYKFIKPLGYSLMTILSFQMLNNGVHWASDYPLAIAIGYSLGKLATSRGRIVVTKHEMANTSPMNLELSIGLVSRSALGISAIIHL
- a CDS encoding phosphatase PAP2 family protein — translated: MKKHTSHLILCFAFFTIQLSVAQENLQLTPVNNYNYFSDLWDNFNSTPSSAFTLKEYANWKILTYSAITAHFIFGNDFELHEEYIYEKEYWPAGIPKLLGKIGETYDKPGTIYATLGLAGVLYGSGKLTQNKKIIETTNLMTQSLIISGVFTTMLKAIIGRARPYTNRGPHFYKPFNYKFNANYMSMPSGHTSSAFALMTVIAKQHDSWYVQIPAYTFAVSVAFQRIKANKHWGSDLIIGGTLGYLIGATIVSQSKRNNKKFSLQPIIGRNGIGFAVKF
- a CDS encoding phosphatase PAP2 family protein; the encoded protein is MAIKTYLQLFLIMATIPLIAQAQTSTDNKTESSYFEYVKSTVVHDAKHIFGLGLSLVQSPLNYDKQDLHFALFSGASISAMFLVDPSLKKFALRNKSQLNDKIFEIDNHFNGRTGNWAALGLYFGGFIFKEEKVRMTGLRAAETLFIARSITNFLKYSFGRRRPYAGKNHMNFKLFRGGKSQYRSFPSGHTTSAFAFASIMAMSVDNTYWKVGWYGGATMVGFARIYHNVHWLSDTFFAGIISYSVASFVMNYNNSPKENNSVNFSISPGPNRITASIRF
- a CDS encoding GtrA family protein, producing MKIQIRNQRSKRFLRFAMVGLVGFIINNFILWITYEVIELSLFISSPLAIAVAILNNFILNNFFTWKVNISNRKYSFLQSLWRYYLSASIAGFVNYTILLVLTIQFNFYYLAANITGILAGMMINFLVSEKWTFSSNLYQTEK